The following nucleotide sequence is from Gemmatimonadota bacterium.
AAATGCCCGCGAAGATGGCAATATTCGCAACCGGCGTTCGGGAAGCGAGACAATCAAATGGACTGCTGGGGATTTTGTCGATAAGGATGTGTGTCCTACGGGCAAACCCGCAACTGAGTGGTCTTATGGCGAGGTTGACCAGGGATTTGAAAATGCGAAACTGATCGTAGATGAGAGCTTTGTCACGGCAAATAATCCGCATCATTCAATGGAACCGCGGTCGTGCATGGCTTTATGGCAAAACGGCAAGTGTTTCGTATATGGCGCAACGCAAAGCCAGAGCCGTCCCACACGCGATCTGGCCCGTCTCCTGCAGATGGAGTCTGAAGATCTGGTTTATATCGCGGAGTACTGCGGAGGCGGTTTTGGTTCTAAAGGTACGGCGTATCCCGTGATGGCTATTCCGCCGCTTATGTCCAAAAAAGTTGGGCGCCCCGTGATGATGCGGATCAGTCGCGCGGAAGAATATTTTATCGGGTCTGCGCGTCACGGCTTTCAGGGGCGAATTAAAATTGGTTTTCGCAGCGATGGGCGGATCAGTGCGCTGGATATGTACGTGATTCAGGAAAATGGCGCTTATCGCGGTGGTGGGGATTGGACCGCTGCCGGTGATGCGGTTTCGCTGGTTTATACGCCCGAGGCCATGCGCTTTCGAGGGATTCCCGTATATACCAATACGCCGATTAGAGGAGCCCAGCGCGGTGCCGGACAAAATCAGATCGCCTGTGTGGTCGAGCCTTTCCTCGACAAGGCAGCCGAGGAACTGGGCATTGATCAACTGGCGATTCGGCGCATCAATGCACCCGATAACGATTCGAAATACGGGCGCAGGCAAGGACCTGTTACGAGCGTTTATATGCGCGAGGCACTGGACAAAGGCGGCAAGGCTTTTGATTGGGCAGAAAAAAAACAAAAAAGTCGTCAGAGAAATGGCTCAAAGGTTGTTGGTGTGGGGATTGGACAGGCTTATCACGCCGCGGGTTCAAATGGTTATGATGGCCTGGTGCGCCTGACGCCAGAGGGCAAGTTGCACATTCATTCGGGTGTTGGCAATCTCGGCACCTTTTCGCATACTGCAACGTCTCTCGCAGCCGCCGAAGTACTGACGTGTAAATGGGAAAATTGCGTAATTGAGCGGGGTGACAGCCGCCGTCATTTGCCGTGGAATCACGCGCAGTGGGGGAGCAATACCTCGTTTACGATGACGCGCACGAATTATGTCGCAGCCATGGACGCGAAAAATAAATTGCTGGAGATTGCGGCAAA
It contains:
- a CDS encoding xanthine dehydrogenase family protein molybdopterin-binding subunit, with protein sequence MAYQLIGKDFTPPDVAAKVTGKAKYAEDFRAEGMVFCRLLLSTMPHARVRNIDVSEAMKMQGVLGILTANDVPEQNAPNNPILTNNPHYVGDPILAVAALDEQTAQDAIDKIAIDYEPLPFTLDPLESLYPGGTNAREDGNIRNRRSGSETIKWTAGDFVDKDVCPTGKPATEWSYGEVDQGFENAKLIVDESFVTANNPHHSMEPRSCMALWQNGKCFVYGATQSQSRPTRDLARLLQMESEDLVYIAEYCGGGFGSKGTAYPVMAIPPLMSKKVGRPVMMRISRAEEYFIGSARHGFQGRIKIGFRSDGRISALDMYVIQENGAYRGGGDWTAAGDAVSLVYTPEAMRFRGIPVYTNTPIRGAQRGAGQNQIACVVEPFLDKAAEELGIDQLAIRRINAPDNDSKYGRRQGPVTSVYMREALDKGGKAFDWAEKKQKSRQRNGSKVVGVGIGQAYHAAGSNGYDGLVRLTPEGKLHIHSGVGNLGTFSHTATSLAAAEVLTCKWENCVIERGDSRRHLPWNHAQWGSNTSFTMTRTNYVAAMDAKNKLLEIAAKDLGGSPDDYDLADERVVHKTDKSKSMGFADAAKRAIELGGKYDGHEAPEDIHAMTRAAVAGLAGTGLIGVAKDNLKREGVVPAMAVGLIEIELDIETGKYEILDYVGVAECGTVLHPQGLETQIKGGAV